A window from Citrus sinensis cultivar Valencia sweet orange chromosome 5, DVS_A1.0, whole genome shotgun sequence encodes these proteins:
- the LOC102613842 gene encoding uncharacterized protein LOC102613842 isoform X2 — translation MRRLNRLATLSRTVSSGATSAATQHRHYQLAQPAALFSTFSSCQSQGFAQKIVDRLGPSFAGGVAGFSAAAPSLAQDAKPQAKEQPRSEKFSDVVLYQYEACPFCNKVKAFLDYYRIPYKVVEVNPISKKEIKWSDYKKVPILKVDGEQMVDSSDIMDKLFQRIHLDNASSQSDEEKKWRGWIITWCMFCLRTYIEPLLKHLSHLTISPLKWAKTMEVLLVGLAWAVPGQDQCHAHAQIYSLVGLVAGKNVLIEAALGK, via the exons ATGAGGAGACTTAACCGACTCGCCACCCTTAGCCGAACCGTTTCTAGCGGCGCCACCTCAGCAGCCACTCAACATCGTCATTATCAGCTGGCTCAACCGGCGGCTCTCTTCAGCACATTCTCATCTTGTCAATCTCAAGGTTTCGCGCAAAAGATCGTCGATCGGCTTGGTCCGTCTTTTGCTGGCGGAGTTGCGGGGTTCTCTGCGGCTGCCCCTTCACTAGCTCAAGACGCTAAGCCTCAGGCTAAGGAGCAGCCTCGGTCTGAGAAGTTTAGCGACGTCGTTCTCTATCAGTATGAAGCTTGTCCTTTCTGCAACAAAGTTAAAG CATTTTTGGATTATTATAGGATTCCTTACAAAGTTGTGGAGGTCAATCCTATCAGCAAAAAAGAGATTAAGTGGTCTGATTATAAGAAGGTGCCCATACTGAAGGTTGATGGTGAACAGATGGTGGATTCCTCAG ATATAATGGATAAGCTGTTCCAAAGGATTCATCTTGACAATGCTTCCTCTCAAAGCGATGAGGAGAAGAAGTGGC GTGGGTGGATAATCACTTGGTGCATGTTTTGTCTCCGAACATATATCGAACCACTTCTGAAGCACTTGAGTCATTTGACTATATCACCACTCAAG TGGGCCAAAACAATGGAGGTTTTACTTGTGGGCCTCGCCTGGGCTGTCCCTGGTCAAGACCAGTGCCATGCCCATGCACAGATATATTCTCTTGTTGGCCTTGTTGCAGGGAAAAATGTACTGATAGAAGCAGCATTAgggaagtaa
- the LOC102613842 gene encoding uncharacterized protein LOC102613842 isoform X1, which produces MRRLNRLATLSRTVSSGATSAATQHRHYQLAQPAALFSTFSSCQSQGFAQKIVDRLGPSFAGGVAGFSAAAPSLAQDAKPQAKEQPRSEKFSDVVLYQYEACPFCNKVKAFLDYYRIPYKVVEVNPISKKEIKWSDYKKVPILKVDGEQMVDSSDIMDKLFQRIHLDNASSQSDEEKKWRAWVDNHLVHVLSPNIYRTTSEALESFDYITTQGNFSFTEKLVAKYAGAAAMYFVSKKLKKRHNITDERVSLYEAAEIWVDALNGRHYLGGSKPNLADLAVFGVLRPIRHLKSGRDMVEHTRIGDWYTRMESSVGSSRIKE; this is translated from the exons ATGAGGAGACTTAACCGACTCGCCACCCTTAGCCGAACCGTTTCTAGCGGCGCCACCTCAGCAGCCACTCAACATCGTCATTATCAGCTGGCTCAACCGGCGGCTCTCTTCAGCACATTCTCATCTTGTCAATCTCAAGGTTTCGCGCAAAAGATCGTCGATCGGCTTGGTCCGTCTTTTGCTGGCGGAGTTGCGGGGTTCTCTGCGGCTGCCCCTTCACTAGCTCAAGACGCTAAGCCTCAGGCTAAGGAGCAGCCTCGGTCTGAGAAGTTTAGCGACGTCGTTCTCTATCAGTATGAAGCTTGTCCTTTCTGCAACAAAGTTAAAG CATTTTTGGATTATTATAGGATTCCTTACAAAGTTGTGGAGGTCAATCCTATCAGCAAAAAAGAGATTAAGTGGTCTGATTATAAGAAGGTGCCCATACTGAAGGTTGATGGTGAACAGATGGTGGATTCCTCAG ATATAATGGATAAGCTGTTCCAAAGGATTCATCTTGACAATGCTTCCTCTCAAAGCGATGAGGAGAAGAAGTGGCGTGC GTGGGTGGATAATCACTTGGTGCATGTTTTGTCTCCGAACATATATCGAACCACTTCTGAAGCACTTGAGTCATTTGACTATATCACCACTCAAG GCAACTTCAGTTTCACTGAGAAGTTAGTGGCGAAGTATGCTGGAGCAGCTGCAATGTATTTTGTGTCTAAGAAACTGAAGAAGAGACACAATATCACTGATGAACGAGTGTCATTGTATGAAGCTGCGGAAATATGGGTGGATGCTTTGAATGGCCGGCATTATCTTG GTGGCTCAAAACCAAATTTAGCCGATCTTGCTGTGTTTGGAGTTCTGAGGCCAATTCGACACCTGAAGTCTGGTAGGGATATGGTGGAGCATACACGAATTGGGGATTGGTACACTCGAATGGAGAGCAGCGTGGGTTCCTCTAGGATCAAGGAGTAA
- the LOC102614239 gene encoding probable BOI-related E3 ubiquitin-protein ligase 2, with protein sequence MAVQAQLYPENLGNLPMCGLQMQQDWAVINPVPVSSAAINADLRFSFQDTRHHHHFLFAHPDHSQQNPHQNLVFDSNSKASSSSSSTRAGNIFSSMAALPQSLHTQLELQRQELECILHIQSERLRSALLEQRKQQLGAVLKSVESKAMNLMRQKEEDLIQATRRAMELEACLRKAEMESESWQRLARANEAMVMDLSNTLEQVKERIVLVSNRAEDAESVCCDSCDDNNREQELKEERRKLACKRCNSRNSCVLLLPCRHLCSCKQCEAFLVSCPVCNSAKVASMEVFRF encoded by the exons ATGGCTGTTCAAGCACAGTTGTATCCTGAAAATTTGGGTAATTTACCTATGTGTGGCTTGCAAATGCAACAGGACTGGGCGGTAATTAATCCCGTTCCTGTTTCTTCTGCAGCCATTAATGCTGATCTTCGTTTCAGTTTTCAGGACACTCGTCATCaccaccattttctttttgcacATCCTGATCATAGCCAGCAAAACCCTCATCAAAACCTGGTCTTTGATTCAAACAGTAAagcttcctcttcttcttcgtcaACTCGTGCTGGTAATATTTTCTCATCAATGGCTGCACTACCTCAATCTCTTCATACCCAACTTGAGCTTCAAAGGCAGGAACTTGAATGCATCCTACATATTCAG AGTGAAAGATTAAGATCTGCTCTGCTAGAGCAAAGAAAGCAGCAACTTGGGGCTGTGTTAAAGAGCGTGGAATCAAAGGCGATGAATTTGATGAGGCAGAAAGAAGAGGACTTGATACAGGCAACAAGGAGAGCAATGGAGCTGGAAGCTTGTTTGAGAAAAGCAGAAATGGAGAGCGAGTCATGGCAAAGATTGGCAAGAGCAAATGAAGCTATGGTTATGGATCTAAGCAACACTCTTGAACAAGTCAAAGAAAGAATAGTCTTGGTCAGCAACAGAGCTGAAGATGCAGAATCGGTTTGTTGTGATTCATgtgatgataataatagaGAACAAGAACTGAAGGAAGAGAGAAGAAAGCTGGCTTGTAAGCGCTGCAATTCGAGGAACTCGTGTGTTCTTCTTTTACCCTGCAGGCACCTCTGCTCGTGCAAGCAATGTGAAgcttttcttgtttcttgtCCTGTCTGTAACTCTGCTAAGGTAGCAAGCATGGAGGTCTTTCGGTTCTGA
- the LOC102614530 gene encoding protein FREE1 isoform X2 has product MQQGDYSSYYHQYPNPNPNPNPNPAVDLQPRSYASAPPFSTSYSPSDYSGGYSQNYPPYPQNSDPVPPTAPSYTPATPTATPSPPNPNSLSSFNPIPPQQFPPYDSHAPYQPPQQPPAFYPPFDQHQTGPNYAPPNPNPNSPYSSTPFSHVGSTVPPVYDNLYENPNSVKFDSGGGYFDDKYGGYNGSRSNLGSDLYAKRPESVNLPLYDDGYGDGVYAYEGGKLEPYGARGTVPKSSNSTLFDDYGRSISFPSAKDSRSSVGSGSSKIVRAVPKVDTHQDVKSGVQKFRVKLLAESGGQSTMDVLCQIGLDGIRMLDPNTSRTLRIYPLENITRCELADSSTLAFWSKSSVDIEPRRIRLQSNSYTATTLLDIVTAATVQLKEMGGGRSRSSDSLKTAEQTGEQKKGFADWMNLMKPGNEEKDHWVPDEAVSKCTACGTDFSAFVRKHHCRNCGDIFCDKCTHGRIALTADANAQPVRVCDRCMAEVTQRLSNAKEMANKPALQSHEDLARKLQEMEKNRKSSSGSKSDGSGRRMREVACPTCTVHLQVQVPSSGSETIECGVCQHPFLVSAH; this is encoded by the exons ATGCAACAAGGAGATTACAGCTCCTATTATCACCAATACCCTAACCCTAACCCTAACCCTAACCCCAATCCAGCGGTGGATCTTCAACCGAGGTCTTACGCATCAGCACCGCCGTTCAGTACCAGTTACTCTCCGTCCGATTACTCGGGGGGATATTCCCAAAACTACCCTCCATATCCTCAAAATTCCGATCCTGTCCCTCCCACGGCCCCTTCCTACACCCCGGCAACTCCCACAGCAACGCCGTCCCCGCCAAACCCTAATTCACTTTCTTCATTCAATCCCATTCCTCCGCAACAATTCCCGCCGTATGACTCCCATGCACCCTACCAACCGCCACAGCAGCCGCCGGCTTTCTACCCGCCGTTTGATCAGCATCAGACGGGCCCCAATTACGCCCCGCCAAATCCTAATCCCAATTCGCCTTACTCATCCACTCCTTTTAGCCACGTGGGCTCGACGGTCCCGCCAGTGTATGATAATCTCTACGAGAATCCCAATTCGGTGAAATTCGATTCTGGTGGTGggtattttgatgataaataCGGAGGTTATAACGGAAGCCGTTCGAATTTGGGCTCCGATCTTTATGCAAAGCGACCAGAGAGTGTTAATCTTCCGCTTTATGATGATGGATATGGGGACGGTGTTTATGCGTATGAAGGGGGCAAACTGGAGCCATACGGCGCACGTGGCACGGTTCCAAAGTCATCGAATTCGACTTTGTTTGACGATTATGGGCGATCAATCAGTTTCCCATCCGCCAAGGACTCTCGATCATCTGTGGGATCGGGTTCGAGTAAGATTGTGAGAGCAGTACCAAAGGTGGACACCCATCAGGATGTAAAGAGTGGGGTCCAGAAGTTTCGGGTCAAGTTGTTGGCTGAAAGTGGAGGCCAGAGTACCATGGACGTGCTCTGCCAG ATTGGCTTGGATGGAATTCGTATGCTTGATCCAAATACGAGCCGGACATTGAGAATATATCCTCTTGAGAATATCACAAGATGTGAG CTTGCCGATTCATCTACCCTGGCATTCTGGTCCAAGAGTTCCGTGGACATTGAACCAAGACGTATTAGATTACAATCAAATAGTTACACTGCCACCACCCTATTGGACATAGTGACAGCTGCTACTGTACAG TTGAAGGAGATGGGTGGTGGAAGGAGCAGGTCTTCTGATTCCTTGAAGACAGCCGAACAGACTGGGGAGCAGAAGAAAGGCTTTGCTGATTGGATGAACTTGATGAAACCTGGCAACGAGGAGAAAGATCATTGG GTCCCTGATGAAGCTGTTTCAAAGTGTACAGCATGTGGGACAGATTTTTCGGCTTTTGTGCGCAAG CATCACTGCAGGAACTGTGGTGATATTTTCTGTGACAAGTGTACCCACGGAAGGATTGCTCTTACTGCTGATGCGAACGCTCAGCCGGTTCGAGTTTGTGACCGATGCATG GCGGAAGTGACTCAGAGGCTAAGTAATGCTAAAGAAATGGCTAATAAACCTGCATTACAGAGTCATGAGGATCTTGCGAGGAAGCTTCAG GAAATGGAGAAAAATCGCAAGTCATCATCAG GATCCAAGTCTGATGGATCTGGTAGACGGATGAGGGAAGTTGCTTGTCCCACTTGCACTGTCCATTTGCAG GTCCAAGTACCGAGCTCAGGTTCTGAGACTATTGAGTGTGGAGTTTGCCAGCATCCTTTCCTTGTGAGTGCTCATTGA
- the LOC102614530 gene encoding protein FREE1 isoform X1, producing MQQGDYSSYYHQYPNPNPNPNPNPAVDLQPRSYASAPPFSTSYSPSDYSGGYSQNYPPYPQNSDPVPPTAPSYTPATPTATPSPPNPNSLSSFNPIPPQQFPPYDSHAPYQPPQQPPAFYPPFDQHQTGPNYAPPNPNPNSPYSSTPFSHVGSTVPPVYDNLYENPNSVKFDSGGGYFDDKYGGYNGSRSNLGSDLYAKRPESVNLPLYDDGYGDGVYAYEGGKLEPYGARGTVPKSSNSTLFDDYGRSISFPSAKDSRSSVGSGSSKIVRAVPKVDTHQDVKSGVQKFRVKLLAESGGQSTMDVLCQIGLDGIRMLDPNTSRTLRIYPLENITRCELADSSTLAFWSKSSVDIEPRRIRLQSNSYTATTLLDIVTAATVQLKEMGGGRSRSSDSLKTAEQTGEQKKGFADWMNLMKPGNEEKDHWVPDEAVSKCTACGTDFSAFVRKHHCRNCGDIFCDKCTHGRIALTADANAQPVRVCDRCMAEVTQRLSNAKEMANKPALQSHEDLARKLQEEMEKNRKSSSGSKSDGSGRRMREVACPTCTVHLQVQVPSSGSETIECGVCQHPFLVSAH from the exons ATGCAACAAGGAGATTACAGCTCCTATTATCACCAATACCCTAACCCTAACCCTAACCCTAACCCCAATCCAGCGGTGGATCTTCAACCGAGGTCTTACGCATCAGCACCGCCGTTCAGTACCAGTTACTCTCCGTCCGATTACTCGGGGGGATATTCCCAAAACTACCCTCCATATCCTCAAAATTCCGATCCTGTCCCTCCCACGGCCCCTTCCTACACCCCGGCAACTCCCACAGCAACGCCGTCCCCGCCAAACCCTAATTCACTTTCTTCATTCAATCCCATTCCTCCGCAACAATTCCCGCCGTATGACTCCCATGCACCCTACCAACCGCCACAGCAGCCGCCGGCTTTCTACCCGCCGTTTGATCAGCATCAGACGGGCCCCAATTACGCCCCGCCAAATCCTAATCCCAATTCGCCTTACTCATCCACTCCTTTTAGCCACGTGGGCTCGACGGTCCCGCCAGTGTATGATAATCTCTACGAGAATCCCAATTCGGTGAAATTCGATTCTGGTGGTGggtattttgatgataaataCGGAGGTTATAACGGAAGCCGTTCGAATTTGGGCTCCGATCTTTATGCAAAGCGACCAGAGAGTGTTAATCTTCCGCTTTATGATGATGGATATGGGGACGGTGTTTATGCGTATGAAGGGGGCAAACTGGAGCCATACGGCGCACGTGGCACGGTTCCAAAGTCATCGAATTCGACTTTGTTTGACGATTATGGGCGATCAATCAGTTTCCCATCCGCCAAGGACTCTCGATCATCTGTGGGATCGGGTTCGAGTAAGATTGTGAGAGCAGTACCAAAGGTGGACACCCATCAGGATGTAAAGAGTGGGGTCCAGAAGTTTCGGGTCAAGTTGTTGGCTGAAAGTGGAGGCCAGAGTACCATGGACGTGCTCTGCCAG ATTGGCTTGGATGGAATTCGTATGCTTGATCCAAATACGAGCCGGACATTGAGAATATATCCTCTTGAGAATATCACAAGATGTGAG CTTGCCGATTCATCTACCCTGGCATTCTGGTCCAAGAGTTCCGTGGACATTGAACCAAGACGTATTAGATTACAATCAAATAGTTACACTGCCACCACCCTATTGGACATAGTGACAGCTGCTACTGTACAG TTGAAGGAGATGGGTGGTGGAAGGAGCAGGTCTTCTGATTCCTTGAAGACAGCCGAACAGACTGGGGAGCAGAAGAAAGGCTTTGCTGATTGGATGAACTTGATGAAACCTGGCAACGAGGAGAAAGATCATTGG GTCCCTGATGAAGCTGTTTCAAAGTGTACAGCATGTGGGACAGATTTTTCGGCTTTTGTGCGCAAG CATCACTGCAGGAACTGTGGTGATATTTTCTGTGACAAGTGTACCCACGGAAGGATTGCTCTTACTGCTGATGCGAACGCTCAGCCGGTTCGAGTTTGTGACCGATGCATG GCGGAAGTGACTCAGAGGCTAAGTAATGCTAAAGAAATGGCTAATAAACCTGCATTACAGAGTCATGAGGATCTTGCGAGGAAGCTTCAG GAGGAAATGGAGAAAAATCGCAAGTCATCATCAG GATCCAAGTCTGATGGATCTGGTAGACGGATGAGGGAAGTTGCTTGTCCCACTTGCACTGTCCATTTGCAG GTCCAAGTACCGAGCTCAGGTTCTGAGACTATTGAGTGTGGAGTTTGCCAGCATCCTTTCCTTGTGAGTGCTCATTGA
- the LOC102627928 gene encoding GDSL esterase/lipase EXL3-like gives MKRPSCYLSVVGSCLLFSCIQALVKLPENETIPALIAFGDSIVDTGNNNDLRTISKCDFPPYGKDFQGGVATGRFSNGKVPADIIAEELGIKELLPAYVGQALSSRDLVTGVCFASGGSGYDPMTSKLVSVLSLSDQIEYFKDYIMKLKLLVGENKTNFILAKGLFLVVAGSDDIANTYFTLRARKLQYDIPAYTDLMANSASDFLNELYELGARRVAVFGAPPIGCLPAQRTLAGGNARECAENFNQASQLFNKKLSAKLDSIKNSLPGSRMVFIDVYNPFLDLIQNPKKHGFEVVNEGCCGTGNLEVAVLCNAWTSTTCSNDSSHVFWDSYHPTERAYRVLVSLLVGKYVDKFF, from the exons ATGAAGCGGCCGTCTTGTTATTTATCTGTTGTTGGTTCTTGCTTGTTGTTCAGTTGCATACAAGCTTTGGTAAAGCTTCCTGAAAATGAAACGATTCCGGCACTTATTGCTTTTGGAGATTCGATAGTGGATACAGGGAATAACAACGACCTGAGGACGATATCGAAGTGCGATTTCCCTCCTTATGGCAAAGATTTTCAAGGAGGAGTTGCTACTGGAAGATTTAGTAACGGAAAAGTTCCTGCCGATATAATAG CTGAAGAATTGGGAATCAAAGAACTTCTGCCAGCATACGTGGGTCAAGCTTTATCATCTCGAGATCTTGTCACTGGTGTATGCTTTGCTTCTGGTGGCTCCGGTTACGATCCTATGACATCCAAGCTAGTG TCAGTTCTATCGTTATCAGATCAAATAGAGTACTTCAAAGATTACATAATGAAGTTGAAATTACTTGTTGGAGAAAACAAAACGAACTTCATATTGGCCAAAGGTTTATTTCTGGTGGTAGCCGGCAGCGATGACATTGCTAATACCTACTTCACGCTTCGGGCAAGAAAACTACAATATGATATCCCAGCTTACACTGACCTTATGGCTAACTCAGCTTCTGATTTCTTGAAT GAGCTTTATGAATTGGGGGCACGAAGAGTCGCAGTTTTCGGTGCACCACCAATCGGGTGCTTGCCAGCACAAAGAACTTTAGCAGGAGGAAATGCTAGAGAATGCGCAGAGAATTTCAACCAAGCATCACAattattcaacaaaaaattgtcTGCAAAATTGGATTCCATCAAGAATAGCTTGCCCGGAAGTAGGATGGTGTTCATAGATGTCTATAACCCTTTTCTCGATCTcattcaaaaccctaaaaaacaTG GCTTTGAAGTTGTGAATGAAGGGTGCTGTGGCACGGGGAATTTAGAGGTAGCAGTACTATGTAATGCATGGACTTCGACGACTTGTTCAAACGATTCTAGTCATGTTTTTTGGGACAGTTACCATCCCACTGAAAGAGCGTACAGGGTGCTTGTCTCGTTACTTGTTGGGAAATATGTTGATAAGTTCTTTTGA